A section of the Balearica regulorum gibbericeps isolate bBalReg1 chromosome 6, bBalReg1.pri, whole genome shotgun sequence genome encodes:
- the LOC104638553 gene encoding carnosine N-methyltransferase 2 isoform X1 gives MQLQKSVQVLQITEVLYFPYRNRFPSMNFEAEILTAPHDNSELYVIPSMRSLTAEEYVEAFKSFLDHSTEHQCMDEFNKEEMPNIMAGLGNGKSTINVLGVGSGTGEQDLKMIRILQSAHPGVLIDNEIIEPNAQHVAAYKELVNQAPDLQNVSFIWHQLTSAEYEQQVKEKGAHKKFDFIHMIQMLYRVEDIPSTIKFFHSCLDHHGKLLIIILSDSSGWASLWKKYRHCLPSTDSGHYITSNGITDILKRLGVEYCVYEFPSGWDITECFIEGDPDGSRMMDFLTGTKNFLGTAPPGLRRRLQEALCQPECSSKKDGRIIFSNNLSMIVVDS, from the exons ATGCAGCTTCAGAAAAGCGTACAGGTTCTTCAAATAACTGAAGTGCTATACTTTCCTTACAGGAATAGGTTCCCCAGCATGAACTTTGAAGCAGAGATTCTGACAGCTCCACACGATAATTCAG AGCTGTATGTGATCCCTTCCATGAGAAGTCTCACGGCTGAGGAGTATGTGGAGGCCTTTAAGTCATTTTTGGATCATTCAACAGAGCACCAGTGCATGGATGAGTTCAACAAGGAAGAAATGCCCAACATCATGGCTGG TCTCGGCAATGGAAAATCGACTATAAATGTTCTGGGAGTTGGAAGCGGCACAG GTGAGCAGGATTTGAAAATGATCAGGATACTGCAGTCTGCACACCCGGGGGTCCTTATTGACAACGAAATCATAGAGCCCAACGCACAGCACGTGGCAGCTTACAAAG agttgGTGAATCAAGCTCCAGACCTGCAGAATGTCTCTTTTATTTGGCACCAGCTCACTTCCGCAGAGTACGAACAACAGGTTAAAGAGAAAGGTGCACATAAGAAATTCGACTTCATCCATATGATCCAG ATGCTGTACCGTGTGGAGGATATTCCCAGTACTATCAAGTTTTTCCACAGCTGCCTTGACCATCATGGGAAACTCCTGATCATAATTTTATCAG ACAGTAGCGGATGGGCCAGCTTATGGAAGAAGTACAGACACTGCTTGCCTTCCACTGACAGCGGCCACTACATCACCTCCAACGGCATCACGGATATTTTAAAGAGACTGGGTGTTGAATATTGCGTTTATGAATTCCCGTCGGGCTGGGATATCACCGAGTGCTTTATCGAGGGGGACCCGGATGGAAGCCGCATGATGGATTTCCTGACGGGGACAAAAAACTTCCTGGGCACGGCCCCCCCGGGTCTGCGGCGGCGGCTGCAGGAGGCTCTCTGCCAGCCCGAGTGCAGCAGCAAAAAGGACGGGAGGATCATCTTCAGCAACAACTTGAGCATGATTGTGGTTGACTCCTAG
- the LOC104638553 gene encoding carnosine N-methyltransferase 2 isoform X3: protein MDPAPEMKRNRFPSMNFEAEILTAPHDNSELYVIPSMRSLTAEEYVEAFKSFLDHSTEHQCMDEFNKEEMPNIMAGLGNGKSTINVLGVGSGTGEQDLKMIRILQSAHPGVLIDNEIIEPNAQHVAAYKELVNQAPDLQNVSFIWHQLTSAEYEQQVKEKGAHKKFDFIHMIQMLYRVEDIPSTIKFFHSCLDHHGKLLIIILSDSSGWASLWKKYRHCLPSTDSGHYITSNGITDILKRLGVEYCVYEFPSGWDITECFIEGDPDGSRMMDFLTGTKNFLGTAPPGLRRRLQEALCQPECSSKKDGRIIFSNNLSMIVVDS, encoded by the exons GAATAGGTTCCCCAGCATGAACTTTGAAGCAGAGATTCTGACAGCTCCACACGATAATTCAG AGCTGTATGTGATCCCTTCCATGAGAAGTCTCACGGCTGAGGAGTATGTGGAGGCCTTTAAGTCATTTTTGGATCATTCAACAGAGCACCAGTGCATGGATGAGTTCAACAAGGAAGAAATGCCCAACATCATGGCTGG TCTCGGCAATGGAAAATCGACTATAAATGTTCTGGGAGTTGGAAGCGGCACAG GTGAGCAGGATTTGAAAATGATCAGGATACTGCAGTCTGCACACCCGGGGGTCCTTATTGACAACGAAATCATAGAGCCCAACGCACAGCACGTGGCAGCTTACAAAG agttgGTGAATCAAGCTCCAGACCTGCAGAATGTCTCTTTTATTTGGCACCAGCTCACTTCCGCAGAGTACGAACAACAGGTTAAAGAGAAAGGTGCACATAAGAAATTCGACTTCATCCATATGATCCAG ATGCTGTACCGTGTGGAGGATATTCCCAGTACTATCAAGTTTTTCCACAGCTGCCTTGACCATCATGGGAAACTCCTGATCATAATTTTATCAG ACAGTAGCGGATGGGCCAGCTTATGGAAGAAGTACAGACACTGCTTGCCTTCCACTGACAGCGGCCACTACATCACCTCCAACGGCATCACGGATATTTTAAAGAGACTGGGTGTTGAATATTGCGTTTATGAATTCCCGTCGGGCTGGGATATCACCGAGTGCTTTATCGAGGGGGACCCGGATGGAAGCCGCATGATGGATTTCCTGACGGGGACAAAAAACTTCCTGGGCACGGCCCCCCCGGGTCTGCGGCGGCGGCTGCAGGAGGCTCTCTGCCAGCCCGAGTGCAGCAGCAAAAAGGACGGGAGGATCATCTTCAGCAACAACTTGAGCATGATTGTGGTTGACTCCTAG
- the LOC104638553 gene encoding carnosine N-methyltransferase 2 isoform X2, producing the protein MRSLTAEEYVEAFKSFLDHSTEHQCMDEFNKEEMPNIMAGLGNGKSTINVLGVGSGTGEQDLKMIRILQSAHPGVLIDNEIIEPNAQHVAAYKELVNQAPDLQNVSFIWHQLTSAEYEQQVKEKGAHKKFDFIHMIQMLYRVEDIPSTIKFFHSCLDHHGKLLIIILSDSSGWASLWKKYRHCLPSTDSGHYITSNGITDILKRLGVEYCVYEFPSGWDITECFIEGDPDGSRMMDFLTGTKNFLGTAPPGLRRRLQEALCQPECSSKKDGRIIFSNNLSMIVVDS; encoded by the exons ATGAGAAGTCTCACGGCTGAGGAGTATGTGGAGGCCTTTAAGTCATTTTTGGATCATTCAACAGAGCACCAGTGCATGGATGAGTTCAACAAGGAAGAAATGCCCAACATCATGGCTGG TCTCGGCAATGGAAAATCGACTATAAATGTTCTGGGAGTTGGAAGCGGCACAG GTGAGCAGGATTTGAAAATGATCAGGATACTGCAGTCTGCACACCCGGGGGTCCTTATTGACAACGAAATCATAGAGCCCAACGCACAGCACGTGGCAGCTTACAAAG agttgGTGAATCAAGCTCCAGACCTGCAGAATGTCTCTTTTATTTGGCACCAGCTCACTTCCGCAGAGTACGAACAACAGGTTAAAGAGAAAGGTGCACATAAGAAATTCGACTTCATCCATATGATCCAG ATGCTGTACCGTGTGGAGGATATTCCCAGTACTATCAAGTTTTTCCACAGCTGCCTTGACCATCATGGGAAACTCCTGATCATAATTTTATCAG ACAGTAGCGGATGGGCCAGCTTATGGAAGAAGTACAGACACTGCTTGCCTTCCACTGACAGCGGCCACTACATCACCTCCAACGGCATCACGGATATTTTAAAGAGACTGGGTGTTGAATATTGCGTTTATGAATTCCCGTCGGGCTGGGATATCACCGAGTGCTTTATCGAGGGGGACCCGGATGGAAGCCGCATGATGGATTTCCTGACGGGGACAAAAAACTTCCTGGGCACGGCCCCCCCGGGTCTGCGGCGGCGGCTGCAGGAGGCTCTCTGCCAGCCCGAGTGCAGCAGCAAAAAGGACGGGAGGATCATCTTCAGCAACAACTTGAGCATGATTGTGGTTGACTCCTAG